Genomic DNA from Candidatus Effluviviaceae Genus V sp.:
ACTCTGTATGCTGCCTCGAGTCGCTCCGCCTCCCGGGCAGGTGCGACGCGCACAGGCGGTGCATGGCAATAGGGAAGATGGAGGAGAACACCTGACGGACTCACCTGAGACCACGATCTTCGTAGATGCCGACGCGTGCCCCGTCAAGGACGAGGTCTACCGCGTCGCTCGCCGGTACGGCGTCCGTGTGACCGTCGTCGCGAACTCGTGGATGCGCGTACCGGAGGATGACAGTTTCAAGCTGGCTCTCGTCGAGGGTGACGTCGAGGCGGCCGACGACTGGATCGCGGAGCACGCGGCTGAACGTGACATCGTCGTGACCGCCGACATCCCGCTGGCGGACCGCTGCCTGAAGGCGGGCGCGCGCGTGCTCGGCCACCGCGGGCGCGAGTTCACGCACGACTCGATCGGGGAGGCCGTGGCGGCCCGAAACCTCTCGGCCGAGCTTCGCGACATGGGCATCCAAACGAAGGGACCCGACCCGTTCGACAGGAAGGACCGGTCGCGCTTCCTGCAGGCTCTTGACGCGATGCTGCAGGGCTCCGCATGACCTCTCACCGCCTTTGAGGCCCCTCGTCCTGGTCTCCCGACGGTCTTGGGACACACGCAGTTCGCCCTGCGGGCTGGGCCTGTCCTGTCCCTTCTTCGTCAAGGCTGTCGATTGTGCTTGACGTGGGCGGGTCGGGGGGTTAGTCTACCGTCAAGCAGAGGCGACCACGTTGGTATGGTGACATATCCGGAATCTCCTAGGAGGGACCTGGCGCGCGAGCCGGTCCCTTTTTTGTGCTTCGGGGCGCCATGAGGCGCCCGGGGATATGGAGCCATACCGGCGGACGGAAGCCTCAAGGGGCAGGTGGCCCCGTCATGGTAATGTCGGAACACCGGACCGTCCGGCTCCGACAGGATGATCGCCCGAGGCGGAGCTCGACTCCGCCGGGCGAGAAGCAAGAGAGGTAGCAATAGTGGGTACGACAGGAACAGTGAAGTGGTTCAACGACAGCAAGGGTTTCGGCTTCATCGAGCTCGAGGACGGTTCCAAGGACGTCTTCGTTCATCATACGGCCATCCAGGGTGGCGACGAGTTCAAGACCCTGACCGAGGGTGAGCGCGTGGAGTTCGACGTCGTTCAGGGCGAGAAGGGCCCCGCGGCGGAGAACGTCAGGAAGATCGAGGCGTAGCCTCCGGCTCGATATCGCTCGACCCTTTGAGTTCACGGGGCCGCCTTCTCGCGCGTACTTTGGCGGCCCCGTTCTCTCCTCTCTCCGCGCCACCTCTCCACGGCGCAGTCAGTGAGCCGCATGAACGCGCTCCTGATCTACCCAAGGACCCCCGAGACCTTCTGGAGCCTGACGCACGCCCTCAGACTCATCAACCGGAAGGCCGCATCACCGCCGCTCGGTCTCCTCACGGTGGCCGCGATGCTCCCGTCGGACTGGCACCTACGATTCGTTGACCTGAACGTCCGCGCCCTGAGCGACGAGGATCTCGCCTGGGGCGACACGGCGCTCATGAGCGGCATGATCGTCCAGAGGGACTCGGCGCTCGAGGTCGCCGCGCACTGCAAGGCGGCGGGCCTGACCGTGATCGCGGGAGGTCCGCTCTTCGCGTCCGAGGCCGAGAGGACGAGGTTCGACGACGTCGACCACTTCGTGCTGGGCGAAGCGGAGCTGACGCTCCCTCCCTTCCTTGCCGATCTTGAGCGGGGATCCGCGCACCGTGTGTACGATACGGACGAGTTCGCCGACATGTCCACC
This window encodes:
- a CDS encoding YaiI/YqxD family protein; its protein translation is MTDSPETTIFVDADACPVKDEVYRVARRYGVRVTVVANSWMRVPEDDSFKLALVEGDVEAADDWIAEHAAERDIVVTADIPLADRCLKAGARVLGHRGREFTHDSIGEAVAARNLSAELRDMGIQTKGPDPFDRKDRSRFLQALDAMLQGSA
- a CDS encoding cold-shock protein, with amino-acid sequence MGTTGTVKWFNDSKGFGFIELEDGSKDVFVHHTAIQGGDEFKTLTEGERVEFDVVQGEKGPAAENVRKIEA